The Actinoplanes sp. N902-109 genomic interval CCCGCTCCCGCAACTCCCGTAGCTGGGCCGCGAACCGCTCGACCTTCCCACCTGTCGTATCGAGAACGCGTTCCGGTCTCGGCATTCTGTGACCCGCCTCGAGAGCAAACCGCCCGGCCCCAGGCATTGAATCATCGATGGATTCGTCTCCGAGGGCCGACTTTCGCGGTCGTCGTACTCCGGACAGTGGACACCGTCATGGCAGCTTTTGAGCAAACAACCGGTCCGAGGCGTCGTTTGCGGCGCAGGCGCAGGATCTTGCGGACCATCGGCGCGCGGGTACGGCTCGGCTGCCGGTGTGGCCGCGACGAGCGGTCGGGCAGGCCGGCTTGGCCTTCGGCTCGGTAACGCTGGGCCCACTTGTTCGCGGTGTGCCAGGACACGTCATAGCGTTCGGCTGCTCGTGCGAGTGACCAGCTGTCATCGACGACTACCTCACCCAGTTCGAGCACGTCCTCACAGACCCCAAGCTCACTGCCCTGACCAGGCGCATCGCTGAGGCCGCGACCTGGGAGGCGGACGATCCTCGCATCGACCGGCTCGCCTCCGATGCGGCCGACCGCTACCAGGCCGACCACATACTGCTCAAGACCGTCACGGGCATGCAGGCCCGCACCGACACCGCCGCCCGTTACACGATGATTGCCCGCCACAGCGACCAGCCGACCGCAGCCATGGCACGACTGACCGCACTCTTCGAATCGAAACTCCGCGCCGCCGGCGTCCGCATCCCGAGATCCGACCCCCATTGACCGCGAGAGGTCGACTGCTCTACGCATTGGCCGGCTCAGGGCCGGCGGCAGCCTGCTCGACGGTCGCCGCGACGGCATGGCTGACCCGCTCGTCGAGCATCGCCCTCGGGCAGCCGAGCTGCTGGCCGCGGGCCTTCGTGGCAGCGACGCTGTCGCGGGTGTGCTCGATGATCAGCTTGCGGATAGATCCGGCCAAGGCGGCGAAGACGTGGAACAGGAGCCGGTCGCCGAGGGCCGACGAACCTCGCCGGCAGCGAAGCCACCCGAAAGCCTCGACACCTTCCGGATTTGCCGATGAGAGTGCGTGCCATTACCGAGATCGGCACCACATCCGATACAACCTGTCTGGCCCCTGTCCACCACAAGAAAAATAGATTTCGACACCCATGTTCCGGTTGGATCGACGACGATCCGATCAGGGCTGAATGCGCATGTGTATTCATTCACCTAAACTGGTTGCATGCGATTTGGGGTGGAGTTGCCGTGCGGGGGTGACGGGATAACCGCCGGGCTGTTGGTCGAGCTTGGGGTGCGGGCCGAGGTGGCGGGCTGGGACGGGGTCTTTTTCGAGGACTACCTCGTCTACTACCGCGGGGAGAATCCAGCGACGTATGACCCGTGGGTGGTGATGACGGCAATCGCCGCGCGGACCACGCGAGTGCGTCTGGGGACGACGGTGTCCGGGTTGCTGGCCCGCGATCCGGTGAAGCTCGCCCGTGAGGCGGCCACGCTGAACGCTCTGGCACCCGGGCGGGTCGTGCTCGGGGTGGGGCTGGGCGACCCGGCCGATAAGGGAGCCCAGCCGTTTCCGGGACCGCGCGGGGCGGAGATGGATCGACGGCTCGCGCAACTGCTCGATCTGTTGGCCGATGAGGCGGTACCGGTCTGGGTCGGAGGAAGTGCGCAGGCCAAGGCCGTCGCGCGACGGGCCGCGACCGCGCAAGGCATCGTGCCTTACAAGCTGACCGATACCAAGAACTGGGAGGACTGGACGACCGACGAGGTACGGGATCTAGCGCGCGGTGATGGCTTCGACGTAGCGGTCGGAGGGCGACGGCGGTTGCCCGACCCATCCGCGGAGAAAGCGGCAATCATGGCCGCGGAAAGCGGTGGTGCGACCTGGTGGCTGGAGTTCATTCCGCCTGCGGCGCCGGATCAAATGATCGCCGCAGTCGAGACCGGCCCGATGT includes:
- a CDS encoding leucine zipper domain-containing protein; the protein is MAGNHRVTGGGVGAGLHARDGLEQYVVGLVAVGRIGGEPVDARIVRLPGRGLSDAPGQGSELGVCEDVLELGEVVVDDSWSLARAAERYDVSWHTANKWAQRYRAEGQAGLPDRSSRPHRQPSRTRAPMVRKILRLRRKRRLGPVVCSKAAMTVSTVRSTTTAKVGPRRRIHR
- a CDS encoding LLM class flavin-dependent oxidoreductase → MRFGVELPCGGDGITAGLLVELGVRAEVAGWDGVFFEDYLVYYRGENPATYDPWVVMTAIAARTTRVRLGTTVSGLLARDPVKLAREAATLNALAPGRVVLGVGLGDPADKGAQPFPGPRGAEMDRRLAQLLDLLADEAVPVWVGGSAQAKAVARRAATAQGIVPYKLTDTKNWEDWTTDEVRDLARGDGFDVAVGGRRRLPDPSAEKAAIMAAESGGATWWLEFIPPAAPDQMIAAVETGPM